A DNA window from Boseongicola sp. contains the following coding sequences:
- a CDS encoding DnaJ domain-containing protein, whose translation MTPLAKAKAVAEAQDILGVPAYASEPQIREAWKKLAFEMHPDRGVGSNDQLANINAAYSLLKDRCESGQTNADYWEKAKAQTRPASQMVKPRPGLKTKTDDLGDTAKAECQALLDENEAPETGTADHLPVSIRRRGRDFVYIVETGLNRGMNRIAVPTGDLVNSRRVTPRLVNFMASANGAGSFNVPDDLRAKLFPGARSVRIDFAKTEH comes from the coding sequence ATGACCCCTCTTGCCAAAGCAAAAGCTGTCGCCGAAGCCCAGGATATCCTTGGTGTTCCGGCCTATGCCTCTGAACCCCAAATTCGCGAAGCCTGGAAAAAGCTTGCCTTCGAAATGCACCCCGACCGGGGTGTTGGCAGCAATGACCAACTGGCAAATATCAACGCGGCCTACAGCCTGTTGAAAGACCGCTGTGAAAGCGGTCAGACAAATGCGGACTACTGGGAAAAGGCCAAGGCTCAGACACGGCCGGCATCGCAGATGGTCAAGCCACGTCCGGGCCTGAAAACCAAAACAGACGATCTTGGCGACACAGCAAAGGCAGAATGTCAGGCGCTTCTGGATGAAAACGAAGCACCGGAAACCGGCACAGCCGATCACTTGCCAGTATCCATTCGCCGCCGTGGTCGTGATTTCGTCTATATCGTTGAAACCGGTCTGAACCGCGGTATGAACCGCATTGCCGTTCCAACTGGCGATCTGGTGAACAGCCGCCGCGTGACCCCGCGTCTCGTCAACTTCATGGCGTCGGCAAATGGCGCAGGCTCGTTCAACGTGCCTGACGATCTTCGCGCAAAACTCTTCCCCGGTGCCCGTTCCGTCCGCATCGATTTTGCCAAGACCGAGCACTGA
- a CDS encoding UDP-N-acetylmuramoyl-L-alanine--D-glutamate ligase — MIPVHGYEGRRVVVLGLGRSGMSAARSLKAGGAEALCWDDSEAARVRAEDEGLVVHDVTKAGSWEDVAALIVSPGIPHLYPEPNKWVARAMAAGVPVDNDIGLFFRSFANGTWEHFAVAPRVIAVTGSNGKSTTAALIQHCLEAAGRESQLAGNIGRGVLDIDPPGDGGIVVLELSSYQTELARAMTPDVAVFTNLTPDHLDRHGGMGGYFAAKRRLFAEGGPDRAVIGVDEAEGRYLVNQLSEGPGDDRVIRVSAAEKLDGVGWSVFARKGFLAEYRKARQVASIDLRGVRGLPGAHNHQNACAAYAACRAVGIAPRMLEDAFQTFGGLPHRSQVVAEVGGVQYVNDSKATNVDSAAKALAAFKKIRWIVGGQVKDGGLGSLRPMMGSVVKSYVIGRHAADVALELGDVPLVVCETMERAVGLAAREAEAGETVLLAPAAASFDQYDSFERRGEDFVRLVQNLENEGVGE, encoded by the coding sequence ATGATCCCGGTGCATGGATATGAAGGGCGGCGCGTTGTCGTATTGGGGCTGGGCCGGTCGGGCATGTCCGCGGCGCGGTCTTTGAAGGCGGGCGGTGCAGAGGCGCTGTGTTGGGACGATAGCGAGGCGGCGCGGGTTCGGGCCGAGGACGAAGGCTTGGTTGTGCATGACGTGACCAAGGCCGGGTCTTGGGAGGATGTGGCGGCTTTGATCGTGTCGCCGGGTATTCCGCATCTTTATCCTGAACCCAACAAATGGGTGGCACGCGCCATGGCGGCGGGTGTGCCGGTGGACAATGATATCGGGTTGTTTTTCAGATCGTTCGCCAATGGGACTTGGGAGCATTTCGCGGTTGCGCCACGGGTGATTGCAGTGACCGGGTCGAACGGAAAGTCGACCACGGCGGCATTGATTCAGCATTGTCTGGAGGCGGCGGGACGCGAGAGCCAGTTGGCTGGCAACATCGGGCGCGGGGTTTTGGACATTGATCCGCCGGGGGATGGCGGGATCGTGGTGTTGGAGCTGTCTTCTTATCAGACCGAATTGGCGCGGGCGATGACCCCGGACGTGGCGGTGTTTACCAATCTGACGCCGGATCATCTGGACCGGCATGGCGGGATGGGGGGATACTTTGCAGCCAAGCGGCGATTGTTTGCGGAAGGCGGGCCGGATAGGGCGGTGATCGGCGTGGACGAAGCCGAGGGGCGATATCTGGTCAATCAATTGTCGGAAGGGCCGGGGGATGATCGGGTGATCCGGGTTTCAGCGGCCGAAAAGCTGGACGGCGTGGGTTGGTCGGTTTTTGCGCGGAAAGGCTTTTTGGCAGAGTATCGCAAGGCGCGGCAGGTGGCCTCGATTGATTTGCGGGGCGTGCGTGGGCTGCCTGGGGCGCATAATCATCAGAATGCTTGCGCGGCCTATGCGGCTTGCCGGGCAGTGGGGATCGCGCCGCGAATGCTGGAGGATGCGTTCCAGACGTTTGGCGGGTTGCCGCACCGGTCGCAGGTGGTCGCCGAGGTTGGGGGGGTTCAATATGTGAATGACTCCAAGGCGACGAATGTGGATAGCGCGGCCAAGGCGCTGGCTGCATTCAAGAAAATTCGCTGGATTGTCGGTGGTCAGGTGAAGGATGGCGGCCTTGGGTCATTGCGCCCGATGATGGGATCGGTTGTGAAGTCCTATGTGATCGGGCGACATGCGGCCGATGTGGCGCTGGAGCTGGGTGATGTGCCGCTGGTGGTTTGCGAGACCATGGAGCGGGCTGTTGGTTTGGCGGCGCGTGAGGCTGAGGCGGGGGAGACTGTATTGTTGGCTCCGGCGGCGGCGAGTTTTGATCAATACGACAGCTTTGAGCGCCGTGGTGAGGATTTTGTCCGGCTGGTTCAGAACCTGGAGAATGAAGGGGTGGGAGAATGA
- a CDS encoding penicillin-binding protein 2 codes for MTRTPLRPLARILAARREGENPDSIERQNLKERHEADRDGARERAEGRLLIIGVFFLCAFMMVGLKMSVLAGSDPAEPRAAATGAQIVAGRADITDRNGRILATNLSTHALYAQPPIMIDAERSARELAKIFPDLDGEKLRKQFTGARKFVWIKRRISPEQQQAVFDIGDPGLQFGPREMRLYPNGRVAAHILGGAGFGREGVSSAEIIGVAGIEKALDDTLRDPGRGDVAVSLSLDLTVQAAVERVLEGGMKLMNAKGAAAVLMNVHTGEIVSMASLPDFDPNDRPRPLTEGDPGDSPLFNRAVQGVYELGSTFKIFAVAQGIDEKIVSRSTMVDIKGPLRWGKHKIRDFRNYGKALSVEDVIVKSSNIGTARIAQKIGIERQHDFLGDLGLLKATPVELVEARGAKPLLPKNWSEISTMTISYGHGISASPLHLATAYASLLNGGIQVQPTLLKQDVAVVGPRVVSADTSRQAREMLRQVVTRGTASFGEVPGYRVGGKTGTADKPKARGGGYYEDKVIATFASVFPVDDPQYVLVVSLDEPVETSGKEPRRTAGWTAVPVAAEVIRRVAPLLGLAPEVGALPRTGVTLARN; via the coding sequence ATGACGCGCACTCCTCTACGACCATTGGCACGGATATTGGCTGCGCGGCGCGAGGGTGAGAACCCGGATTCGATTGAGCGACAGAACCTGAAGGAGCGCCACGAGGCGGACCGGGATGGTGCGCGCGAGCGGGCCGAAGGGCGGTTGCTGATCATTGGGGTGTTCTTCCTTTGTGCGTTTATGATGGTCGGGCTGAAGATGTCGGTGTTGGCGGGGTCGGACCCGGCTGAGCCGCGTGCGGCGGCGACGGGCGCCCAGATTGTGGCGGGGCGTGCGGACATCACGGATCGGAATGGGCGTATTCTGGCCACGAACTTGTCGACCCATGCGCTATATGCGCAACCGCCGATCATGATTGATGCTGAACGGTCGGCGCGTGAACTGGCGAAGATTTTTCCTGACCTCGATGGTGAGAAACTGCGCAAGCAATTTACCGGAGCGCGAAAGTTTGTCTGGATCAAGCGGCGGATTTCACCTGAACAACAGCAGGCGGTTTTCGATATCGGTGACCCCGGTTTGCAGTTTGGACCGCGCGAGATGCGGCTTTACCCGAATGGGCGTGTTGCGGCGCATATTCTGGGTGGTGCTGGTTTCGGGCGCGAGGGCGTGAGTTCTGCCGAGATTATCGGTGTCGCCGGGATTGAGAAAGCGCTGGATGATACTTTGCGCGATCCGGGACGTGGTGATGTTGCGGTGTCCTTATCGCTGGATCTGACGGTTCAGGCGGCAGTTGAACGGGTGCTGGAAGGCGGCATGAAGCTGATGAACGCCAAGGGTGCGGCGGCAGTTCTGATGAATGTGCATACGGGCGAGATCGTCTCGATGGCAAGTCTGCCGGACTTTGATCCGAATGACAGACCACGACCTTTGACTGAAGGCGATCCGGGGGATTCTCCGCTGTTTAATCGTGCCGTGCAGGGTGTTTACGAATTAGGGTCGACGTTCAAGATCTTTGCTGTGGCGCAGGGGATTGATGAGAAGATCGTCAGCCGGTCGACCATGGTGGATATCAAGGGGCCGCTTCGCTGGGGCAAGCACAAGATCCGGGATTTCCGCAATTACGGAAAGGCGTTGTCGGTTGAAGATGTCATAGTGAAGTCGTCGAATATCGGCACGGCACGGATTGCCCAGAAGATCGGGATCGAACGCCAGCACGACTTTCTAGGCGACCTTGGGTTGCTGAAGGCAACACCGGTGGAATTGGTGGAAGCGCGCGGCGCGAAGCCGTTGTTGCCTAAGAACTGGTCGGAGATTTCGACCATGACGATTTCCTACGGCCACGGGATTTCCGCAAGCCCGCTGCATCTGGCGACGGCCTATGCCTCGTTGCTGAACGGCGGCATTCAGGTGCAACCGACTCTATTAAAGCAAGACGTTGCAGTGGTTGGACCGCGCGTTGTCAGCGCCGATACTTCACGGCAGGCGCGTGAGATGTTGCGGCAGGTTGTGACCCGTGGGACGGCCAGTTTTGGAGAAGTTCCGGGGTATCGTGTGGGAGGCAAGACTGGCACGGCTGATAAGCCGAAGGCACGCGGAGGCGGATACTACGAGGACAAGGTGATTGCGACGTTTGCCAGCGTGTTTCCCGTGGACGATCCGCAGTATGTTTTGGTGGTGTCGTTGGATGAGCCGGTTGAGACCAGCGGCAAGGAACCACGCAGGACTGCGGGCTGGACTGCGGTGCCTGTGGCGGCTGAGGTCATTCGCCGCGTTGCGCCATTGTTGGGGCTGGCACCGGAGGTTGGCGCTTTGCCACGGACAGGTGTAACACTGGCGAGAAACTAA
- a CDS encoding cell division protein FtsL, which yields MRSVFYVMTALMVMGLAVWAYRQNYETQASLREVKTLQSEIADLRERAGVLRAEWAYLNRPERLADLADMNFDRLGLLPLRPDHFGYIDQITYPIEPLAPITVPIDVMSRLGEGQ from the coding sequence ATGCGCTCGGTCTTTTATGTGATGACGGCTTTGATGGTCATGGGATTGGCGGTTTGGGCGTATCGTCAGAACTATGAAACACAAGCCAGCTTGCGCGAAGTGAAGACTTTGCAGTCGGAGATTGCGGATTTGCGCGAGCGGGCTGGGGTTTTGCGGGCCGAGTGGGCCTATCTGAACCGGCCTGAGCGGTTGGCGGATTTGGCGGATATGAATTTTGACCGGCTGGGGCTGTTGCCGCTTCGCCCGGACCACTTTGGATATATCGATCAGATCACTTACCCAATTGAGCCGCTGGCACCGATCACGGTGCCGATTGATGTGATGAGCAGGTTGGGAGAGGGGCAATGA
- a CDS encoding gfo/Idh/MocA family oxidoreductase — translation MTDMVLWGVLGASNFAKEQMAPAINMANGAELAAIATSDPAKAEPFRAFAPGLRVFEDYDAMLADPDIDAIYVPLPNHLHVEWTLKVLAAGKAVLCEKPIAMSAGEFDQLIAARDASGLLAAEAYMIVHHPQWQRARELVQGGAIGDLTHVDGFFSYNNALDTDNIRNRPETGGGSLPDIGVYTMGSARFVTGEEPVSATAEIVWENGVDVTTHATANFPSFRFQATTSMRMHPRQEMTFHGADGIIRLTAPYNASVFGEARLEIHRNTHKPGGAPAVTVERWPGANHYVLQVENFGRAMRGEIDYPCPLEFSRGTQAMIDMVFAAANKAES, via the coding sequence ATGACGGATATGGTGCTCTGGGGCGTTTTGGGGGCGAGTAATTTTGCCAAGGAACAGATGGCTCCGGCGATCAATATGGCGAATGGTGCTGAGCTGGCGGCAATTGCCACTTCGGACCCTGCCAAGGCTGAACCCTTTCGGGCGTTTGCGCCGGGGTTGCGGGTTTTTGAGGATTATGACGCCATGCTGGCCGATCCGGATATTGATGCGATCTATGTTCCACTGCCGAACCATCTGCATGTTGAGTGGACGCTGAAAGTGCTGGCAGCGGGCAAGGCGGTCTTGTGTGAAAAGCCGATTGCGATGAGTGCCGGGGAGTTCGATCAGTTGATTGCGGCGCGGGATGCGTCGGGTTTGCTGGCGGCGGAAGCCTATATGATTGTGCATCATCCGCAGTGGCAGCGCGCACGTGAACTGGTGCAGGGCGGTGCGATTGGGGACCTGACCCATGTGGATGGGTTTTTCAGCTATAACAATGCCTTGGACACTGATAATATTCGCAATCGGCCAGAGACGGGGGGTGGGTCCCTGCCGGATATTGGCGTTTACACCATGGGGTCGGCGCGGTTTGTCACCGGCGAAGAACCTGTCAGTGCGACAGCAGAAATCGTCTGGGAGAATGGTGTGGATGTGACCACCCATGCGACGGCGAATTTCCCGTCATTTAGGTTTCAGGCGACGACATCGATGCGGATGCATCCCCGCCAGGAAATGACGTTTCATGGGGCGGACGGGATCATTCGGCTGACGGCCCCGTATAATGCCAGCGTCTTTGGCGAGGCGAGATTAGAGATACATCGCAATACGCACAAACCTGGTGGTGCGCCTGCTGTGACCGTTGAGCGGTGGCCGGGGGCCAATCACTATGTCTTGCAGGTTGAGAACTTTGGCCGGGCGATGCGGGGAGAGATCGACTATCCCTGTCCGCTGGAGTTCAGTCGGGGCACGCAGGCGATGATTGATATGGTGTTTGCGGCTGCCAATAAGGCGGAGAGCTAG
- a CDS encoding UDP-N-acetylmuramoyl-L-alanyl-D-glutamate--2,6-diaminopimelate ligase, with product MQTRARTKTLAELGLTARNANGVRITGLAVDSRDVKEGNLFAALPGTTVHGAEFIHYAIRMRAGAVLTDREGVSLASDILRDSGVPLVVAEDPREALAFTASLWFEAQPEVIVAATGTNGKTSVATFARQIWAEMGAEAVNLGTTGVEGAFTAPLQHTTPEPITLHKMLARIADAGITHAAMEASSHGLAQKRLDGVRLSAAAFTNLSQDHLDYHDTFEEYFEAKAGLFDRVLPDDGTAVINIDDAWGPRMADVVDARGQDLLTVGRSEGAAIQILGQRFDATGQECRFEWGGKVRQVRLGLIGGFQAENALMAAGLCIATGADPDETFDSLHALETVRGRMQFAARRDNGATVFVDYAHTPEALATALRAIRPHVLGRLIVVFGAGGDRDTGKRPLMGEAAARNADVVIVTDDNPRSEEPSVIRAAVKAGTEGCPAEVTEVGDRAEAILRGVDALGAGDTLLIAGKGHETGQVVGDDVLPFDDVEQASIAVAALDGKGL from the coding sequence ATGCAGACCCGGGCCAGGACAAAAACGCTTGCCGAGCTTGGGCTGACTGCGCGCAATGCTAATGGTGTGCGGATAACCGGTCTGGCAGTGGATAGTCGCGACGTCAAAGAGGGCAATTTGTTTGCCGCTTTGCCTGGTACCACGGTGCATGGGGCTGAATTTATTCATTATGCCATACGGATGCGCGCGGGTGCGGTTCTGACAGATCGCGAGGGGGTATCGCTGGCCTCGGATATCTTGCGCGACAGTGGTGTTCCATTGGTTGTGGCCGAAGACCCGCGCGAGGCGCTGGCGTTTACTGCATCGCTTTGGTTCGAGGCACAGCCCGAGGTCATCGTGGCCGCAACCGGCACCAATGGTAAAACCAGTGTGGCGACATTTGCCCGTCAGATCTGGGCCGAGATGGGGGCCGAGGCAGTCAATCTGGGCACGACAGGGGTTGAAGGGGCTTTCACCGCGCCGTTGCAGCATACGACACCGGAACCGATTACCCTGCACAAGATGCTGGCGCGGATCGCGGATGCGGGGATAACCCATGCTGCGATGGAGGCTTCATCTCACGGATTGGCGCAAAAGCGGTTGGACGGTGTGCGGCTGTCGGCGGCAGCGTTCACCAACCTGAGCCAGGACCATCTGGATTATCACGATACGTTTGAAGAGTATTTTGAGGCCAAGGCGGGTCTGTTTGACCGCGTGTTGCCGGACGATGGTACGGCGGTGATCAATATAGATGACGCTTGGGGTCCGCGCATGGCGGATGTGGTTGATGCACGGGGGCAGGATTTGCTGACCGTCGGGCGCAGCGAAGGCGCGGCCATTCAGATATTGGGCCAGCGGTTTGATGCGACAGGGCAGGAATGCCGGTTTGAATGGGGCGGCAAGGTTCGGCAAGTGCGTTTGGGATTGATCGGTGGGTTTCAGGCCGAGAATGCGCTGATGGCGGCTGGGCTTTGTATTGCGACGGGCGCTGATCCCGACGAGACTTTTGACAGTTTGCACGCTTTGGAGACGGTGCGCGGGCGAATGCAGTTTGCGGCGCGGCGCGATAATGGGGCGACGGTGTTTGTTGATTATGCGCATACGCCTGAAGCTTTGGCGACGGCGCTTCGTGCGATCCGGCCACATGTGTTAGGTCGGCTGATCGTGGTTTTCGGTGCCGGAGGTGATCGTGATACCGGGAAGCGACCTTTGATGGGCGAGGCGGCGGCGCGAAATGCGGATGTTGTGATCGTGACGGATGACAATCCGCGCAGTGAGGAGCCAAGTGTAATTCGGGCGGCTGTGAAGGCGGGAACCGAGGGGTGTCCGGCAGAAGTGACCGAAGTTGGTGATCGGGCCGAGGCGATATTGCGCGGTGTCGATGCCTTGGGTGCAGGCGATACGTTGTTGATTGCGGGCAAGGGCCACGAGACGGGTCAGGTCGTTGGCGATGATGTGTTGCCTTTTGATGATGTAGAACAGGCCAGCATCGCTGTGGCGGCGTTGGACGGTAAGGGGCTTTGA
- the murF gene encoding UDP-N-acetylmuramoyl-tripeptide--D-alanyl-D-alanine ligase produces MSVLWTSGDATVATGGVLQGGAWEATGVSIDTRTIEPGDLFVALTDVRDGHDFVADALAKGAVAALVSRVPDGVGPDAALLVVDDVLAGLERLGVAARARTGAKVIAVTGSAGKTSTKEMLRQVLAGQGQTHAAEASYNNHWGVPLTLARMPVETDFAVIEIGMNHPGEIAPLAKMTRPHVAIVTTVAAAHLEAFDGIEGIAHEKAAIFEGLEPGGAAVFNADVETAGILRAKAEACVETAIGFGALPGALLQADDIRLSEHASVVQGQFRGEPFLFKVGAPGRHFAMNALAVYGAACLAGADPAVLACDIGQWSAPVGRGQRERIALDPVLDHSIELIDDAFNANPASMAAAFWVLSVIPVEDGVGRIGKGRRIAILGDMLELGDSEEALHAGLAEHPAMASIDRVHCVGPRMRALYEAIGEEKRGRWVDSAEALASQTHQLVDAGDVVLVKGSKGSRVSLVVDALKKLGQQPARVMAKGQA; encoded by the coding sequence TTGAGTGTGCTTTGGACATCTGGCGACGCTACGGTGGCGACAGGCGGTGTCTTGCAGGGTGGTGCCTGGGAAGCCACGGGCGTTTCGATTGATACACGCACGATTGAGCCGGGGGATTTGTTCGTGGCGCTGACAGATGTGCGCGACGGGCATGATTTCGTGGCGGATGCGTTGGCGAAGGGTGCGGTGGCGGCGTTGGTGTCGCGGGTGCCGGATGGCGTTGGGCCTGATGCGGCGTTGTTGGTGGTTGATGATGTGTTGGCGGGCTTGGAGCGGCTGGGAGTCGCGGCACGAGCGCGGACCGGTGCGAAGGTGATTGCCGTGACGGGGTCGGCAGGGAAAACCTCGACCAAGGAGATGTTGCGGCAGGTGTTGGCTGGGCAGGGACAGACCCATGCGGCTGAGGCGAGTTACAACAATCATTGGGGCGTGCCTTTGACATTGGCGCGGATGCCGGTGGAGACGGATTTTGCGGTGATTGAGATCGGGATGAACCATCCGGGCGAGATTGCTCCTTTGGCAAAGATGACACGCCCGCATGTGGCGATAGTGACAACAGTGGCGGCAGCGCATCTGGAGGCGTTTGACGGGATTGAAGGGATCGCGCATGAGAAAGCGGCGATCTTTGAAGGACTGGAACCGGGCGGCGCAGCGGTGTTTAATGCTGACGTTGAGACTGCCGGAATTTTGCGTGCGAAAGCAGAGGCTTGCGTAGAGACGGCAATCGGATTTGGCGCGTTGCCGGGGGCGCTTTTGCAGGCGGATGATATTCGATTGTCCGAACATGCCAGCGTTGTGCAGGGACAATTTCGAGGCGAGCCGTTTCTATTTAAAGTCGGAGCACCGGGACGGCATTTCGCAATGAACGCCTTGGCGGTATATGGTGCTGCCTGTCTGGCAGGCGCTGACCCGGCGGTGCTGGCCTGCGATATCGGGCAATGGAGCGCACCGGTTGGGCGCGGACAGCGCGAGCGCATTGCATTGGATCCTGTGCTGGATCACTCCATCGAGCTTATCGACGATGCCTTCAATGCCAATCCGGCCTCAATGGCGGCGGCGTTCTGGGTGTTGTCAGTGATCCCGGTGGAAGACGGCGTGGGGCGCATCGGCAAAGGACGGCGGATCGCAATCCTGGGTGACATGTTAGAGCTTGGAGACAGCGAAGAGGCCTTGCACGCAGGTCTGGCCGAGCATCCGGCGATGGCATCGATTGATCGGGTCCATTGTGTAGGCCCGAGAATGCGCGCCCTTTATGAGGCAATTGGTGAAGAAAAGCGCGGAAGGTGGGTGGACTCCGCTGAGGCTTTGGCTTCTCAGACGCACCAATTGGTGGATGCAGGCGACGTGGTGCTGGTTAAGGGCTCGAAGGGGAGCCGAGTCAGTCTGGTGGTTGATGCACTGAAGAAACTTGGGCAACAGCCCGCGCGCGTAATGGCGAAGGGACAGGCATAG
- a CDS encoding phospho-N-acetylmuramoyl-pentapeptide-transferase, whose product MLYWLTLFSDGGDAFNLFRYITFRAGGAFFTALIFGFIFGRPLINALRRKQGKGQPIREDGPEGHFSKAGTPTMGGLLIVGAVLTATLMWARLDNPFVWMVLAVTMGFAAIGFADDYAKVSKQSSGGVSGRVRLGLGFIIAGVAAYWASMYHQGDLQYSVAFPVLKDLLLYMGVLFIPFAMIVIVGAANAVNLTDGLDGLAIMPVMIAAGTLGVIAYAVGRTDFTQYLDVHYVEGTGELLIFTAGLIGGGLGFLWYNAPPAAVFMGDTGSLALGGALGAIAVATKHEIVLGIVGGLFVVEALSVIIQVAYFKMTGKRVFLMAPIHHHFEKQGWAEPQIVIRFWIISLILALIGLATLKVR is encoded by the coding sequence ATGCTATATTGGTTAACCCTATTTTCCGACGGCGGGGACGCCTTCAACCTGTTCAGATATATCACTTTTCGGGCCGGTGGCGCATTCTTTACCGCTTTAATTTTCGGGTTCATTTTTGGCCGCCCACTGATCAATGCCTTGCGACGCAAACAAGGTAAGGGACAGCCCATTCGGGAAGATGGTCCTGAGGGTCATTTTTCCAAGGCGGGAACGCCGACGATGGGCGGGTTGCTGATTGTGGGTGCGGTTCTGACGGCAACCCTGATGTGGGCGCGGCTGGACAATCCTTTTGTGTGGATGGTTCTGGCCGTCACCATGGGCTTTGCCGCCATCGGATTTGCGGATGACTATGCCAAAGTTTCCAAGCAGTCGTCGGGCGGTGTGTCCGGACGGGTGCGTTTGGGTCTTGGTTTCATTATTGCGGGTGTCGCGGCCTATTGGGCGTCGATGTATCATCAGGGGGATTTGCAGTATTCAGTGGCCTTTCCCGTGTTGAAAGATTTGCTGCTATATATGGGCGTTTTGTTCATTCCATTTGCGATGATTGTGATCGTTGGGGCGGCGAATGCGGTGAACCTGACGGACGGGTTGGACGGGTTGGCGATTATGCCGGTGATGATTGCGGCGGGAACACTGGGCGTCATTGCCTATGCGGTTGGGCGGACAGATTTTACCCAATATCTGGACGTGCACTACGTTGAAGGCACAGGCGAACTGCTGATATTTACTGCCGGGTTGATCGGCGGGGGTCTTGGATTTCTATGGTACAACGCACCCCCGGCGGCAGTATTCATGGGCGACACGGGTTCGCTGGCCCTTGGCGGGGCATTGGGCGCGATTGCAGTGGCCACAAAGCACGAGATTGTTCTGGGAATTGTTGGCGGTTTGTTCGTTGTTGAGGCGTTGAGTGTGATCATTCAGGTTGCCTATTTCAAAATGACCGGAAAGCGTGTGTTTCTGATGGCACCAATTCACCATCACTTTGAAAAGCAGGGCTGGGCCGAGCCGCAGATTGTGATCCGGTTTTGGATCATCTCGTTGATCCTGGCATTGATTGGGCTGGCGACGCTGAAAGTTCGGTAA